One stretch of Podospora bellae-mahoneyi strain CBS 112042 chromosome 2, whole genome shotgun sequence DNA includes these proteins:
- a CDS encoding hypothetical protein (EggNog:ENOG503PEV2; COG:S), translated as MLPIATYLVSMLALISTVYSTPAVVDNSLSLHNTSFLAAYDDSEYILEWTCNHDTSPAHQNSIRDGIDYLRSLPETPRPRTTPKVVVAAITWCNENFNTGIETTWEHIAAGAESLLTKCSYNDGRGVNGVACYSTNWFVKVWVNDC; from the exons ATGTTGCCTATCGCCACCTACCTCGTCAGCATGCTGGCACTGATCAGCACCGTGTACAGCACCCCCGCGGTTGTCGACAACTCACTCTCCCTTCACAACACCTCATTCCTCGCTGCTTATGACGACTCGGAGTATATCCTGGAATGGACCTGCAATCATGATACCTCGCCAGCCCACCAAAACTCCATCCGGGACGGAATTGATTACCTACGTTCGTTGCCAGAGACACCCAGACCACGGACGACGCCAAAGGTTGTGGTCGC CGCTATTACTTGGTGTAACGAG aaCTTCAACACTGGAATCGAGACTACGTGGGAGCACATTGCCGCAGGTGCCGAGAGTCTGCTCACCAAGTGCTCTTACAACGACGGTCGCGGGGTGAATGGAGTGGCGTGTTATAGCACAAACTGGTTTGTGAAAGTTTGGGTCAACGACTGTTGA
- a CDS encoding hypothetical protein (EggNog:ENOG503PEV2; COG:S) — MLIERLYVKEQQDFRPMSSPRFISGSCPRWQQRAAPASRAPNQYLYPWFPPALGPSPLFQTIKHTLTICTMISILTIVASALAFSSVAYSAPAELATSNGTATVSDYTVYYECNPSNLKWAEIKNIQIGRDYLNGLPGKAKIAGGKHCDRVSCSYNSAIFYCNDDDNEKEVEWERLAEFTSLLLDKCGDQSVVKGRVFDRPNWHTEVQGEAC, encoded by the exons ATGCTTATCGAACGTTTGTACGTCAAGGAGCAACAAGATTTCCGCCCGATGTCTTCTCCGCGGTTCATCAGCGGCAGTTGTCCAAggtggcagcagcgggcTGCTCCTGCCAGCCGTGCCCCTAACCAGTATCTATATCCATGGTTTCCCCCAGCTCTCGGTCCTTCCCCTCTTTTCCAAACCATCAAACACACACTCACCATTTGCACAATGAtatccatcctcaccatcgtCGCCAGCGCGCTGGCCTTCTCAAGCGTGGCCTACAGCGCCCCCGCTGAACTCGCCACCTCCAATGGCACCGCCACGGTCTCAGACTACACTGTATACTACGAGTGTAACCCATCCAACCTGAAGTGGGCCGAAATCAAGAACATCCAGATCGGCCGCGATTATCTAAACGGGCTCCCGGGCAAGGCCAAAATCGCCGGAGGCAAGCACTGCGACCGCGTCAGCTGCTCGTATAACTCGGCCATTTTCTACTGCAACGAC GATGATAACGAGAAGGAGGTCGAGTGGGAGAGGCTCGCCGAATTCACCTCACTGCTTCTTGACAAGTGTGGTGATCAGAGCGTGGTGAAGGGCAGGGTGTTCGACAGGCCTAACTGGCATACTGAGGTTCAGGGTGAAGCTTGCTAA